GGGTGGATCGCGGTGGAGAGCGAGAGCCTGCCGAAGGGCCGACTCGAGGGCCTCACTCTGTGGCGGGCCGAACACGAAGCCTGTGCCCCGGCCGTCGGCGTAAGGCGCAACGGTGTCGCGCAGGCCCCCGGTGGCCCGCACGACGGGAATGCTTCCATAGCGCATGGCCATCAGTTGCGACAGGCCGCAGGGCTCGTATCTTGAGGGGACAATCAGGATATCGGAACCGCCGTACAGCCGCCGGGAAATAGCCGGGTCGAAGCGCTGGACAGAGCGCACTCGTTC
The sequence above is drawn from the Anaerolineales bacterium genome and encodes:
- a CDS encoding glycosyltransferase, whose product is AALSRLVDLPWQFILLGTGDETLEATARSLAAAHPERVRSVQRFDPAISRRLYGGSDILIVPSRYEPCGLSQLMAMRYGSIPVVRATGGLRDTVAPYADGRGTGFVFGPPQSEALESALRQALALHRDPPAWQALQVRAMAQDYGWGRSAGAYRDFYRRTAQVQ